A stretch of the Lactuca sativa cultivar Salinas chromosome 9, Lsat_Salinas_v11, whole genome shotgun sequence genome encodes the following:
- the LOC111901712 gene encoding 60S ribosomal protein L24 yields MVLKTELCRFSGQKIYPGRGIRFIRSDSQVFLFANSKCKRYFHNKLKPSKLTWTAMYRKQHKKDIAQEAVKKRRRATKKPYSRAIVGATLEVIQKKRSEKPEVRDAAREAALREIKERIKKTKDEKKAKKAEVVSKQKGQGKTGGNAPKGKGPKLGGGGGKR; encoded by the exons ATGGTGCTCAA GACCGAGTTATGCAGATTCAGTGGCCAGAAGATTTATCCTGGAAGAGGAATTAGATTCATCAGATCTGACTCTCAG GTCTTCCTGTTTGCAAATTCCAAATGCAAGAGGTACTTCCACAACAAACTGAAGCCCTCAAAGCTTACATGGACTGCAATGTACAGAAAGCAACACAAAAAG GACATTGCTCAAGAAGCTGTGAAGAAGAGGCGTCGTGCCACCAAGAAGCCATACTCCAGGGCCATTGTGGGAGCCACCCTTGAAGTTATTCAAAAGAAAAGAAGTGAGAAACCAGAAGTTCGTGATGCAGCTAGAGAAGCAGCTCTTCG TGAAATTAAGGAGAGGATTAAGAAAACTAAAGATGAGAAGAAGGCAAAGAAAGCAGAGGTGGTGTCAAAGCAAAAGGGTCAAGGAAAGACAGGTGGCAATGCCCCAAAAGGCAAGGGGCCTAAacttggaggtggtggtggaaagCGTTAA